The genomic window TCCTCAAATTAAAACCTCTGCCGAGTCCACAGTTTCACAGAGCTCACACACAGTCATAGCAAAATCAGTTCTGCTTTGAGGAAGCCAATGCCCTACTTCTCAGGGTGGGCTGTTCCCATGCCAAGACAAAGTCTCAGTCATTTGGTCTCCACCTTCCCTccaaccaaaccaacccaaaattTCTAAAGGAGTTTTTCAACAGGAGCAGTGAATTCTCTCACCTTGCCCAATTCCCTGCTTTCTAGGCACTGGCAGAATCATGTCACACACATTTAGGAAAAACAGGAtggtgacacacacacagacgATTACTAATCATGGAAAAAGGCAACTTCAAATAGAgctttaatttcaaataaagtACTTTTCAAATTTAACCACTGTCTTGAGGATGGAAGTGGGATGTCTGTGACAGCTGTATTATGACATGTAGCTTGCTGTGTACAGTAGCCCTGCAGTAAAGGATCACAGATGGTTTGTGGTGGTGGGAAGACCCTGTTCTTAGGGACTGCAGACTTACTGTACTTGCAGAATTCCACCTTAAAAGTAATTGGACGTTTCTGTAGCTCTGAGAAGGTTTGCTAAGCAATGACACACTGCACTTGGATCTGAAAGCACAACATCTGGAAGCCAAATGTTAGAGGCGATATAAAAGGGCCAGCCCAACAAACCAGAGGGGCACTTCTAAGACAGGAACATCTTCAGGATGGACATCTTCCTTCTCTGCGTGTTCCTGCCTCTGGTGACTGTGGCATGGGGCCAGTACAGTGACTATTACTATGGTCCCTATAATTATGGAGATAATGATGAATGGGCCAATGTGTACCGGCAAGGTTTCAACTTTCAGTGCCCACATGGGCAGGTGATCGTGGCCGTCAGAAGTGTTTTCAGCAAGAAGGAAGGCTCTGACAGACTGTGGAACTATGCCTGCATGCCAGCATCCCAGAGCCTCGGTGAGCCGACAGAGTGCTGGTGGGAAGAGATCAACAGGGCAGGAACTGAATGGTAGGATAACCccaaccatccctggagggCACAGCCCTGATAACCCCTGTGGAATGTGGGTCCTAATATTGTGGTCAGAACAATGCAAATGCATATTAATGTCACAATAACCAGCAGGCTTCACTGCCCTAAGACTCATTAATCACGATGCATGGGAGGCGACCAGCATCACATTTGTCTTCTCTGTAGCAATTTCTTGCTGGAGGGTGTCAGTGTGCTTTACAAATGCCGTGTCCTTTGGTCACTCACAACCTCAGCTGTGAAGTGGTTCAGTCTTGCTATTGTTTCAATGATAAGGAAAATGAGGCAAGAACCGTTGCTGAGGAGAGCATAAAGTCCCTCTTGAAAAGCCACATTGAATCAGTGTCTAAACGGGGGAACAAACTGCAAAACTCCTCATTCCATCCTCATGCTCTTATCACTAGTAAAAATAATCTCTGTATTGCACTGGctctttgctttgtgtttttgttgCTAGTCTTTTTTGCTTAGGCATagagaaatgctgttttctagTTGTGCTGTTATTACAGGTGCCAAAAATCCACACTAACAAGCAATGGTGGTGGCATATATATCTGTATGTTGATAGCAGAATATCATGTTAATTCCCTAATACAGTCAGTTTGCTTAATTAAATGCTACATTTTCCATCAGCCTTGGAGGCAAAGGTGATCACATAATGCGACCACCATAATTTCTGGAAATAAGTATAGTATTTCATATTTGGGCAGAATACCCAGTATTTAATtatcttctgggttttttcatgAAATGGGAAACAGAGTTTTGGACAACTCTAGGATTGAATTATTCTTTGGACAGAATGAAATGCATGCAGGAATGAGTATTTTCAAATACTTGTAATCATTTTGTTCCAGAAACTGcaatgtgattttttaaattttgttatgTGGGAATAGGTTAGCAATGAAATGTGAAGttcctgctttttaaatgaTTCAGAATTTTGTTCTGAATCATTCATACTCTTTCATTTACCACATGATACACACCTATGGCTGATGCAATtgctaagggaaaaaaagattgacCCTATACTTAATTTTGGAATAAGAAttggaaaaaagggggagagCTGCAAAACAGGCAGAAATAAGACATTGTGATAATCCTGGAtgacttcttcattttttatatGTTGATGCAATTTCTATTTATTGcataataattttgaattagACATTTCTTTTGTTCAAAATAAACTTATTATTCTCTTTCTAAAAATCCCTGGCAGCAATTGCTCAAGTTCTCTTCTCACAAACAGGATACTGTATAATTCTATacagaacattttcttctgatgtGTAACGATTCATCACCATGCTCCATATGCTTAGCACGACTACATCCACAGTGTATTATCTgaatcttttttccttcacctcttaaaaaaatcttttcacttTGTCCTCTTTGTTGCCTACTTTTTTCCTATAGCAAACCCTATATTTTCtccaaatttatttcttttccaaccCCTCTTTAATTGCTGAACTCTGTTTCTCCCCCTTTACTAGCTTTTGGAgttattttagtatttcttcACTAGCTCACATTTCCAGTCCAACATCCCTACATCTCTCTGCCTACTCTGCATAGACcaaccttccttccttccttttatttccttctttctctttcttttctttctttctctttcttttctttttctttcttctctttttctttcttttctttttctttcttttctttttctttctttttctttcttttcttttctttcttttctttttctttctttttctttcttttcttttctttcttttctttttctttctttttcttcctttctttcttcctttcttctgttttgggAGCAGGGGAGATCAAACTGATTAGTGAACACATATCCTTTTGCAAAGGTGAACTTGTACTCCTAGTTACTTGGGCCATTTCCATAAATCCTAGCCAGCTGTTCCTGGTTGGATTCTgcagttttcagttttccacCCTCGGGGCTGAACTGGTTGTACCGACAGTGCTTCATggggagaggctttgctgtaaGCCAGCACATCCCTGGCCATGCCAACACTGCTGCCCAAAAGCCCAGCAGTCTCATCCCAGACTGGAGTGAAAGCGTAGGCAAGTGCAATCTCAAATTAATGTGATGGCATGGATATATCCTGGGGGACCTCTGAGGATCCTGCCTTCTCTCTTGGCATTCTTACTTCTCATAGGTGcccctcttctctctctcttccacacCCACCTAATTGCTATTTGGAGCCATCCGCAATTCTAAAAAGATTCACTCAGTAATCAAGTGGGACCACAAATATGAGTCACCATCTGTACCATTAGCTCCTGTTTGGCCAGCTCTCTTCCCTGCTGATCTCCCAACAAACCAATCTGTTGGTGAGCAATATATCATTCTCATGTCAGCTGACACAGCACTCTGTTGGATTTGCAAGTTTGTTTCCCATCCTTGTAGGATGGACTATAATATTCCTTCTTCAGCTCTGTCTCACACAGCATTTTGTCTCACCTTGCACACCACACTGAGGGATATTCAATCACTTGTACCACCAGTAACTACAAGTCTGTCAAGTTTTTGCCAAAATTTtgcagaatcaattaggttagaaaagacTTGAAATCATTGAGCCCTACCTGTGACCAAGCACCACCATGTcaactgagtgccacgtccagtctaTCCTtaaacgcttccagggatggtgaactccaccacctccctggactACTGAATTCTATATAATACTCCCTGGAGTATTAAGTAGGATTAGGCCCAACACAGATtcctgggggacaccactagtgactgggtgccaactggatgcagcaccattccccaccactctctgggtctggccatccagccagttatTAATCCAGGGAagagtgcacctgtccaagccgtgggctgccagcttttccaggataGTGttgtgggagacagtgtcaaagatAGTACTCTGCTGtaattttggctttttattCTTTGCCCTACCTTCACTGAGAAATGAGAATGAGCTTGCTGCATCTTTTTGTAAAATCTCTTTAACTTAATTATAGGTAGCAGCTATGCCTTTCCCTCACCCACACACCTTCACCCATGCTTTTGCTTTCAGGCTGAACACATCTCCATTCTTCTAGCTCTCCTCTGGAGGTTTTATATTCCAGCACTCCTAAGCAAGGATCATACTTACAGCTCTTCTCTGAATTCCCTCTGGTTTCTCAGCCAGAACTCTAGTCAGAAACTCTAGTCTggcagaaacaccaaaaaaataacCTTTGACAAATTATGCTTATGGCATTTCAAATGGTGATTTTCAAATTACCACTCCTGACCACTGTGCAGCTGCACAATAGAGACAAACCCAAAAGAGGTTTCTTTAGAAAAGacaataaacaaagaaaagctaaagagagaaaatgaagagggaatataaaagagagaagaaagagtcTCCAactcattattttctttggcCTTTAGCATTTGGGGCAAAATGACAGAAATGGATGGGGGGACCATTGGGATAGGAGAGTTGGGAGCAAGAGGGAACCACTGGCAGAGCTTCCTGGTAAGTTTGCTTCCTTCACTAACACTAGGTATTGTACAGACTTGGAGAATTAAACCGTAAAACTTTGAATATTTCAGATACGAAAAAAATGATTCAACAGAAAGAGGACAATGACAGGGATCCACATTAGGCAGCTAATGCCTAGTGATGCTTAGTTTATGACCTTCGCCTCCTTCCAGGGTCAATGGAGAGAACAGCTTCTCTAAAAACTTCTCTCTGGGGTACCCCACCTCTTTCACAAGCAGACTCATGACAACTAATCCATTCTGACCACTACCTGGAATTACCTAGTGGCGTTTCAGAGTATATCTAACTATGGTGCTTCACTGCATAAATGCATCCCTGAAGTTAGTCATGTATGTGCATACACATCTGAAGAGATTATGTGCATTTGTGTTTTGCTGAAAGGATATGAGAAGCTTGTGAACCTGTTACAAGACTCAAAGGGGAAATTGTGGCAATAGATTGGATCAGATGACCAGGAACGCCTTCTCAGCTTCATTAATCTGTGAATGTGTTTAAAGTTAAGTACATGTACAAAGGCTTTGTTGAATCTGTTTCACCATCTTACTCCTTCAGAGGCTATCTGCTAACCAAGATGATACTCAATAGAGAGAGAACAACCTAGAACAAGAAACAGTTCCTGGATACTTTGGAAATATTCATGTCTGGAGTAGGGAAAAGTCTCCAGAACAGGCCCTGATTCTGCAGTCCTACTAATGTGTATGTTGCAACTTCTCAAAGAATTCTGTTATTTCAGGGAGCACAAATTCTACATTCTTATCTCCATTTGTACTGGAGAAATATTTACcttgtttaaatatttcacCACCTAAGTTCTGAGTGACTGAGGGTGAGACTGTTCTTCACTTCTTTGTTGAATACTACATAGTTGTCTCTACAGAGCAGTTACTGTACaaagtatttaagaaaaactgcttttcttgCCTGAAAACTATCACACCAAAAGACAGGGATCACACAAACAAAGGAACCAAAGCTTGCAAGCGAAGACAAGCAACTTTTCCTTCCAGGAAAATAAGTTTCATTTACACCACATAATAGAGATGAAACCATGCCATATCCACAATATACTCCCAGTTAGCTGTAAAGCACAACGCCGAAGCATTTCCAGCCAAGAGCTATTTACTCCATGTTTATTGCCTCTTTTCCTTGCTTAGACTTCTGAGAAAGTGTTTAGATGGGACTTGGAAAAAACAGATATCCAGAttctccctccccactcccattctctctctcttttgccCACAAACTAGGTGCAAAGACAGACTACTG from Corvus hawaiiensis isolate bCorHaw1 chromosome 2, bCorHaw1.pri.cur, whole genome shotgun sequence includes these protein-coding regions:
- the DPT gene encoding dermatopontin, with product MDIFLLCVFLPLVTVAWGQYSDYYYGPYNYGDNDEWANVYRQGFNFQCPHGQVIVAVRSVFSKKEGSDRLWNYACMPASQSLGEPTECWWEEINRAGTEWYQTCSNNGLVAGFQSQYFPSVLDREWQFYCCRYSRRCPYSCWLTTEYPGHYGEDMDMMMYTYDYYIRGATTTFSAVHRDRQWKFIVCRMTDYDCPFQNV